Proteins encoded together in one Candidatus Bathyarchaeota archaeon window:
- a CDS encoding phenylalanine--tRNA ligase subunit beta, with amino-acid sequence MSDIESLLGMALPRDYEELNEVFSFVKGEVTRFEGDELSIEIKDSNRPDLWSAEGISRALKGFMGLGKPRKYRITGCSGVMVFVDPRLENIRPYIGCSIVRSVTLSDIAIKGLMHLQDKLDGSYGRGRKKTSIGLYDFDLINPPIHYSVSGPYETAFTPLGSNENLTLSEILEKHPKGIQYGHIVKPFEVWPILKDSKGSVLSFPPIINSNDLGRVTESTSNILVEVTGTSLKTVVDVLEIMVAALADRGGSIESVTIKYPYQGLRDKVTPRMEDETWTLEDGYINEVLGLDLDPDTIVDLLGRAGFEAYRKDGVTWVRTPCYRKDIIHPIDIVEDVAIAYGYNLIVPEWPRHQTFGALTRETEFYDKVRELLIGLGFQEILTFTLSNQEKLFGKMRLKVQPVIEVENPKMATFTCLRNWLIPSLIEFLSHNTHVEYPQRIFEVGDCAEPDTAYENRSRERKSLAAAIAHPNACYTEIRSILDSTLLNLKLNYQVKAWGHPSFIDGRAAEVLFENKSLGFLGEIHPEVLENWGLEVPVSALEMDLSTLFNCIKIEKGLKEGNIEGR; translated from the coding sequence GTGAGCGACATAGAATCCCTATTGGGAATGGCGCTCCCCAGGGATTATGAGGAGTTGAACGAGGTCTTTTCCTTCGTCAAGGGGGAGGTGACTAGATTCGAGGGGGATGAGCTCAGCATAGAGATAAAGGATAGCAATAGACCCGATCTATGGAGCGCTGAGGGCATATCTAGAGCCCTTAAAGGCTTTATGGGTTTAGGTAAGCCGCGGAAATATCGTATAACGGGATGCTCCGGGGTAATGGTCTTTGTAGATCCAAGGCTGGAAAATATAAGACCATATATAGGATGTTCGATCGTAAGGTCTGTAACTCTAAGCGATATAGCGATTAAGGGTTTGATGCACCTCCAGGATAAGCTTGATGGGAGCTACGGCAGGGGTAGGAAAAAGACATCCATAGGCCTATACGATTTCGACCTGATAAATCCCCCAATACATTATAGCGTCTCAGGCCCTTATGAGACCGCCTTCACACCTCTGGGATCCAATGAGAACCTGACTCTCTCTGAAATATTGGAGAAGCATCCCAAGGGGATCCAGTACGGTCATATAGTTAAACCGTTTGAGGTATGGCCAATACTCAAAGACTCCAAGGGTTCTGTGCTCTCATTCCCTCCAATCATAAACTCCAACGATCTCGGGAGAGTGACCGAAAGTACTTCAAACATACTTGTAGAGGTTACGGGGACTTCCCTGAAAACCGTTGTAGACGTGCTTGAAATCATGGTCGCAGCCTTAGCCGATAGGGGAGGATCCATAGAATCCGTTACGATAAAGTATCCCTATCAGGGACTCAGGGATAAGGTGACCCCTAGGATGGAGGATGAGACCTGGACCTTGGAGGATGGATATATAAATGAAGTATTAGGATTAGACCTTGATCCCGATACCATAGTCGACCTGTTAGGCAGGGCTGGATTTGAAGCGTATCGTAAAGACGGGGTTACATGGGTTAGGACACCCTGCTACCGGAAGGATATCATTCATCCAATAGACATCGTAGAGGATGTAGCAATCGCTTACGGATACAACCTTATCGTACCGGAGTGGCCGAGGCACCAAACCTTCGGGGCTCTGACTCGCGAGACTGAGTTCTACGATAAGGTTAGGGAGCTACTCATAGGTTTAGGCTTCCAGGAGATACTGACCTTCACGCTTTCAAATCAGGAGAAGCTCTTTGGAAAGATGAGGCTGAAAGTTCAACCTGTGATAGAGGTGGAGAATCCTAAAATGGCGACGTTCACCTGCCTCCGTAACTGGTTAATACCCAGCCTCATCGAGTTTCTCAGCCACAACACTCATGTGGAGTATCCTCAAAGAATCTTCGAAGTTGGAGACTGCGCTGAACCTGATACCGCTTATGAGAATAGATCTAGGGAGAGGAAAAGCTTGGCCGCCGCGATAGCCCATCCAAACGCTTGTTACACGGAGATCAGAAGTATACTGGACTCTACACTCCTAAACCTTAAACTAAATTATCAAGTGAAAGCATGGGGTCATCCCAGCTTCATCGATGGTAGGGCAGCTGAGGTTCTATTCGAAAATAAAAGTCTAGGCTTCTTAGGGGAGATCCATCCAGAGGTACTGGAAAATTGGGGTTTGGAAGTCCCCGTATCCGCCTTAGAGATGGACCTCTCAACCCTGTTTAACTGTATAAAAATTGAGAAAGGTTTAAAGGAGGGAAATATTGAAGGTCGGTGA
- a CDS encoding toprim domain-containing protein: MRSHDDKLGKNEEIFDGLSKAIQDLRELSNEGTPIIVEGKNDVDSLKKIGVNGRILKIKGSNMSLQDFIYSLSSEEEAIILTDFDREGDEIASELMEELTKIGVKANNVIRRRIRRLVGREVAEVEALPNYLMKLALGEDETQKFI; this comes from the coding sequence TTGAGGTCACACGATGACAAGTTAGGTAAAAATGAGGAGATATTCGACGGCTTATCAAAAGCTATACAAGATCTACGAGAGCTGTCAAATGAGGGAACGCCCATCATAGTAGAGGGGAAAAACGATGTGGATTCCTTAAAGAAGATCGGTGTGAATGGGAGGATCTTAAAGATTAAAGGCTCCAACATGTCCCTACAGGATTTCATATATTCATTGAGTTCGGAGGAAGAGGCGATAATACTCACAGACTTTGATAGAGAAGGGGATGAAATAGCTTCTGAACTGATGGAGGAATTAACAAAGATCGGAGTAAAAGCTAATAACGTGATAAGGAGAAGGATTAGAAGGTTGGTGGGGCGCGAGGTAGCGGAAGTTGAGGCCCTCCCAAACTATTTAATGAAATTGGCTCTGGGAGAGGATGAAACCCAAAAGTTCATATAA
- a CDS encoding DNA primase — protein MIILVEAHSTTKYVIKARFEVDGVVEKPDVVGAIFGQTEGLFGPDLDLRELQKTGRIGRIEIDISSERDKTHGTIIIPSSLDKTSTAIIAAAVESVDRIGPCSAKVTLEKIEDLREKKRQLILDKAKEILKNWVVEGSPSTDEILREVSEVIKSTQITSLGPEKLPAGPEALEAGSIIIVEGRADVLNLLRCGIRNAVGINGTKIPKTIIELSKDKETTAFLDGDRGGDLILKELLQVADIDYVARAPPGKEVEELTPKEVMHCLRERLPTNKVKIERKPEGLPLPDSIIKAARDLRGTLEAILFTEKGDEIAKIPVGELAVKLKDLEGDVDVILFDGVITQRILDLAEEKGVKLVIGDRISNAAHIPATVRIARISEVVHDVQSEADS, from the coding sequence ATGATAATTTTGGTCGAAGCGCACTCCACGACTAAATACGTGATAAAGGCTAGGTTTGAGGTGGATGGAGTTGTGGAGAAACCGGACGTGGTAGGTGCTATATTCGGCCAGACGGAAGGGCTCTTCGGTCCAGATCTAGATTTGAGGGAGCTCCAGAAGACGGGGAGGATCGGGCGTATCGAGATAGATATAAGCTCTGAGAGGGATAAGACCCACGGCACCATCATAATCCCATCAAGCCTGGATAAAACTTCTACGGCCATCATAGCAGCCGCTGTTGAGAGCGTAGATAGAATCGGTCCATGCTCCGCGAAGGTCACCTTGGAGAAGATAGAGGACCTGAGGGAGAAGAAGAGGCAGCTAATCCTAGATAAGGCTAAAGAGATATTGAAAAATTGGGTTGTCGAGGGATCGCCCAGCACCGACGAGATATTGAGAGAGGTGTCCGAGGTTATCAAGTCCACCCAGATAACGTCTCTGGGACCCGAGAAACTCCCGGCAGGGCCTGAAGCCTTAGAGGCTGGCTCCATAATAATAGTTGAGGGGAGGGCGGATGTATTGAATCTGCTTAGATGTGGGATAAGAAACGCCGTGGGCATAAACGGCACTAAGATCCCCAAGACCATAATAGAGTTGAGCAAGGATAAGGAGACCACCGCCTTCCTGGATGGAGACAGAGGGGGGGACCTCATCTTGAAGGAGCTACTTCAAGTAGCCGATATAGACTACGTGGCTCGAGCCCCTCCTGGAAAGGAAGTGGAGGAGCTCACCCCTAAGGAAGTAATGCACTGCCTGAGGGAGAGATTACCCACAAACAAAGTTAAGATTGAACGTAAACCTGAAGGGCTCCCTCTCCCTGACAGCATTATAAAGGCTGCGAGGGATCTCAGAGGTACCCTAGAGGCGATCCTGTTCACGGAGAAAGGCGATGAAATCGCTAAGATACCCGTGGGGGAATTGGCCGTCAAGCTTAAAGATCTGGAAGGAGACGTGGATGTAATATTATTCGATGGGGTGATAACGCAGAGGATCCTGGACCTGGCTGAAGAAAAGGGGGTCAAGCTGGTCATTGGAGATAGGATCTCCAATGCAGCCCACATCCCAGCCACGGTGAGGATCGCAAGGATCTCAGAGGTAGTCCACGACGTGCAAAGTGAGGCCGACTCCTAA
- a CDS encoding 30S ribosomal protein S11, with protein MSEKKTDRWGIAHIYSSFNNTIVHITDLSGAETIAISTGGRHVKADRLEGTPYAAMQAAAAAAQAAKDKGISSIHIKVRAPGGHKAKTPGPGAQAAIRMLARSGFRIGRIEDVTPIPHDGTRRPGGRRGRRV; from the coding sequence ATGTCCGAAAAGAAGACGGATCGCTGGGGAATAGCCCATATCTACTCCTCCTTCAATAATACTATAGTTCATATCACAGACTTGAGTGGGGCTGAAACCATAGCCATAAGCACGGGTGGGAGGCATGTGAAAGCGGATAGGCTCGAAGGCACCCCTTACGCGGCCATGCAGGCAGCCGCCGCTGCAGCTCAAGCCGCGAAGGATAAAGGAATCTCCTCTATCCATATAAAAGTGCGGGCGCCTGGAGGCCATAAGGCGAAAACTCCGGGACCTGGAGCGCAAGCAGCAATACGTATGCTAGCCCGCTCAGGCTTCAGAATTGGGCGGATAGAGGACGTAACCCCGATCCCTCACGATGGCACTAGGAGACCAGGCGGTAGAAGGGGAAGAAGGGTTTAA
- a CDS encoding zinc-dependent dehydrogenase, translated as MKAAVLHGPHDVRVDEVPVPEVSSGEILVRMKACGVCGTDVEKMHGKFITPPRLGHEVTGEVVEVGDKVENVQVGDRVFVHHHVPCYKCHYCRHGDYTMCKEFPETNLDPCGFAEYFRVPEVNVARGAVLKLPSSIDFEKGTLIEPTACCIRGLSRSRLNVGDDALVIGAGPIGLTMVSLLRFYGAHTIIVSEVLDFRLRAAEEFGADYLVNPTLEDLKGKVLEATEGRGADLVITAFGGSKAIVQGLECVRKGGQILLFGAPPRGEILSYDVSKIFINEIRIIPSYSTTEIETAIAAKLLDKYLKNMEKLITHRFPLGETPQAIEFASKGKDVLKVLVKG; from the coding sequence TTGAAAGCTGCTGTGTTGCATGGACCACATGATGTGAGGGTTGATGAAGTCCCTGTCCCCGAGGTTTCCTCCGGGGAGATTCTTGTCAGGATGAAAGCTTGTGGCGTCTGCGGCACGGATGTAGAGAAGATGCATGGAAAGTTCATTACGCCCCCGAGGCTGGGTCACGAGGTTACAGGCGAGGTGGTGGAAGTCGGAGACAAAGTCGAGAATGTTCAAGTGGGGGATAGGGTCTTTGTTCATCACCACGTACCCTGCTATAAATGCCACTATTGTAGGCATGGAGATTACACTATGTGTAAGGAGTTTCCGGAGACGAACTTAGATCCATGTGGTTTCGCCGAATATTTCAGGGTTCCAGAGGTGAACGTGGCCCGAGGAGCCGTTTTAAAACTGCCTTCCAGCATAGATTTTGAGAAGGGCACCTTGATTGAGCCAACTGCTTGTTGCATCAGAGGTCTAAGCAGGAGCAGGTTAAACGTGGGAGATGACGCCCTGGTTATAGGCGCTGGCCCCATAGGATTAACTATGGTGAGCCTCTTAAGGTTTTACGGAGCACATACGATAATTGTGAGCGAGGTATTGGATTTCCGGTTGAGGGCCGCCGAAGAGTTCGGAGCGGATTACCTGGTGAATCCCACATTAGAGGATCTAAAAGGAAAGGTTCTGGAGGCCACGGAAGGTAGAGGCGCTGACCTAGTGATCACGGCTTTTGGAGGTTCCAAGGCTATTGTCCAGGGCCTGGAATGCGTGAGAAAGGGAGGACAGATACTATTATTCGGCGCTCCACCTAGAGGAGAGATCTTATCCTACGATGTAAGCAAGATATTCATCAATGAGATCAGGATTATACCCAGTTACTCCACCACGGAGATCGAGACAGCGATAGCTGCGAAACTATTAGATAAGTATTTAAAAAACATGGAAAAGCTCATAACTCATAGGTTCCCATTAGGAGAGACACCTCAGGCGATAGAGTTTGCCAGCAAAGGAAAAGACGTACTGAAAGTATTGGTGAAAGGATGA
- a CDS encoding class II aldolase/adducin family protein: protein MYDYQTELWRKLLHVEDGGGGEHRLKEEICQIGRRMDESGLAMFLGVYAPGNLSARLPGSERVIVTPSGFPKGALKPEDLVVVDLHGNKIEGRWRPSIETPMHCAIYRRRQDVNGIVHAHAPRSLAYAVAYEEIPATTIELAGVTGGRVPVARYATPATEELGEITAEALGDKDAVLMGNHGLVAVGRTLEEAFNNALSVEYTAMVNIYAKVLGVPVEIPLDEVRAVRRYIIEKYGQK, encoded by the coding sequence ATGTATGATTACCAGACGGAACTTTGGCGGAAACTATTACATGTAGAGGATGGTGGAGGAGGCGAGCATCGCCTCAAGGAGGAGATATGCCAGATAGGCAGGAGGATGGATGAGTCGGGCCTTGCCATGTTTCTAGGGGTATATGCGCCCGGGAACTTGAGCGCACGGTTGCCCGGCTCTGAGAGGGTCATAGTAACTCCGAGCGGCTTCCCTAAAGGAGCTTTGAAGCCGGAGGATCTGGTTGTAGTCGACCTACATGGAAATAAGATAGAGGGCAGGTGGCGACCCTCCATTGAGACCCCTATGCACTGCGCCATATACCGCAGGCGGCAGGATGTAAATGGGATAGTCCACGCCCACGCCCCGAGGAGCCTCGCCTACGCGGTGGCCTATGAGGAGATCCCTGCGACAACGATCGAGCTTGCAGGAGTTACAGGTGGAAGGGTGCCGGTAGCGAGATATGCTACTCCTGCCACTGAGGAGTTAGGGGAGATAACAGCCGAGGCCCTTGGAGATAAGGATGCCGTACTTATGGGGAATCACGGCCTCGTGGCCGTAGGTAGAACCCTTGAGGAGGCGTTCAACAACGCCTTAAGCGTCGAGTACACGGCTATGGTTAACATCTATGCCAAAGTACTAGGCGTGCCTGTTGAGATTCCATTAGATGAAGTTAGGGCGGTGAGACGTTACATAATCGAAAAATATGGACAGAAATAG
- a CDS encoding thiamine pyrophosphate-dependent dehydrogenase E1 component subunit alpha, translated as MVKIRFFEDKAYELFSQNMIPGTLHLYAGEEAVAAGVCGNLRIDDYITSTHRGHGHCIAKGGDLKRMMAELMGKKTGYCKGKGGSMHIADMSIGILGAVGIVGAGLPIAVGAGLSAKLRGTDQVCACFFGDGAANNGTFGESLNMAAIWKLPVIFVCENNLYAMSVPYSTAFAVKNIADRAAGYGMPGIVVDGMDVVEVYRATREAVERARRGEGPTLIECKTYRWRGHSRLKAHESKLYDPKEYEIWRRKDPINIFRERGYIEDEMLNKIEEEVASEIEEAVRFAVESPFPEPEEALDDVYA; from the coding sequence ATGGTTAAGATAAGGTTCTTCGAGGATAAGGCCTATGAGCTCTTCAGCCAAAACATGATACCTGGCACCCTCCACCTCTACGCCGGAGAGGAGGCTGTGGCAGCGGGGGTCTGCGGTAACCTGAGGATAGACGACTACATAACGAGCACCCACAGGGGCCACGGTCATTGCATCGCTAAAGGGGGGGATCTAAAGAGGATGATGGCTGAGCTGATGGGGAAGAAGACCGGCTATTGCAAAGGCAAGGGCGGCTCAATGCACATAGCCGATATGAGCATAGGGATCCTAGGTGCTGTGGGGATCGTAGGTGCAGGCCTACCCATAGCCGTAGGAGCTGGATTATCGGCTAAACTTAGAGGCACAGATCAGGTCTGCGCATGTTTCTTCGGCGATGGAGCAGCCAACAATGGGACCTTCGGTGAGAGCCTGAACATGGCTGCCATATGGAAGCTCCCCGTGATATTCGTATGTGAGAACAATCTATACGCTATGAGTGTACCATACTCTACGGCCTTCGCTGTTAAGAACATAGCGGATAGGGCTGCGGGATACGGGATGCCTGGGATCGTCGTAGACGGCATGGACGTCGTAGAGGTTTACAGGGCTACAAGGGAAGCCGTTGAGAGAGCTAGAAGGGGAGAGGGGCCCACCCTGATCGAATGCAAGACCTATAGGTGGAGGGGGCATTCGAGGCTTAAGGCCCATGAATCCAAGCTTTACGATCCTAAAGAATACGAGATTTGGAGGAGGAAGGATCCAATAAACATATTCAGGGAGAGAGGCTACATCGAGGATGAGATGCTCAATAAGATCGAGGAGGAAGTGGCCTCAGAGATAGAGGAGGCTGTGAGATTTGCCGTGGAGAGCCCGTTCCCCGAACCTGAAGAGGCCCTGGATGACGTATACGCCTAA
- a CDS encoding alpha-ketoacid dehydrogenase subunit beta: protein MREITYREALREALIEEMRRDERVFLLGEDIGPYGGAFQVTQGLIEEFGPERVRDTPISESAIVGTAVGAAMTGMRPVAEIMFGDLTALAMDQICNQAAKIHYMFGGQANVPMVLRTPFGGGVNIAAHHSQSLEAWFMHTPGLEVATPSTPYDAKGLLKTAIRRDNPVIFCEHKVLYPKKGPVPEEEYTIPFGAADVKREGGDITIIATLNMVHKALAAADRLAEDGVDAEVIDPRTLVPLDRKTIAESVMKTHKVVIVTEDCKTGGVSAELMAVVMEEAFDYLDAPIKRVAGTDTPIPFSPPLEGFVIPDEDRIIRAVREIVKGE, encoded by the coding sequence TTGAGAGAGATAACCTACAGGGAAGCTTTAAGGGAAGCTTTGATCGAGGAGATGAGGAGGGATGAAAGGGTATTCCTTCTCGGAGAGGATATAGGACCTTACGGTGGGGCCTTCCAGGTCACCCAGGGGCTCATAGAAGAGTTCGGCCCTGAAAGGGTCAGGGACACGCCCATCTCAGAATCGGCGATCGTGGGAACCGCCGTAGGGGCGGCTATGACCGGTATGCGCCCAGTGGCGGAGATAATGTTCGGGGACCTTACAGCCCTAGCTATGGATCAGATATGCAATCAGGCGGCTAAGATACACTATATGTTTGGAGGACAGGCTAATGTTCCAATGGTTCTGAGAACTCCGTTCGGTGGAGGGGTGAACATAGCGGCTCACCACTCCCAAAGCCTCGAGGCATGGTTCATGCACACCCCTGGACTGGAGGTGGCAACCCCCTCGACACCATACGATGCCAAGGGCTTATTGAAGACGGCCATAAGGCGGGACAACCCCGTAATATTCTGCGAACATAAAGTATTGTATCCGAAGAAAGGCCCGGTTCCCGAGGAGGAATATACAATACCATTCGGCGCTGCTGACGTCAAGAGGGAGGGGGGAGACATAACTATAATCGCAACTCTAAACATGGTCCATAAGGCTCTGGCTGCCGCTGATAGGCTAGCTGAAGATGGAGTAGATGCGGAGGTTATAGATCCGAGGACGCTGGTTCCTTTGGATAGGAAGACCATAGCTGAATCTGTGATGAAGACCCATAAAGTAGTGATAGTAACAGAGGACTGTAAGACTGGGGGGGTAAGCGCGGAATTGATGGCCGTAGTCATGGAAGAGGCGTTCGATTACCTGGATGCGCCCATTAAAAGGGTGGCTGGCACCGACACCCCGATACCCTTCAGCCCACCCCTAGAAGGATTTGTGATACCAGATGAAGATAGAATCATCCGTGCGGTTAGGGAGATCGTGAAGGGTGAGTAG
- a CDS encoding 2-oxo acid dehydrogenase subunit E2, which yields MVTMVKMPKSDLTMERGTILKWYKREGDKIMKGEPLVQIMAQKSTIDLESSVSGTVLKTLAEENEDVPVGKIIAILGEPGEEIPSLEALEEEARPKALEPILEVSPKLEEVKSHVEVRASPLARKLAKEHGIDLREVEGTGPGGRVTESDVQRYLEAKAALKVEGRKVKESLPVTGLRRIVAERMVISATTAPRITLFMEVDASGIKAFRERLKFFENLQVSYTDILVKAVAKALREHPIMNSTFDGDSIKIFEDVNIGVAVATDMGLVVPVIHNADKLPLSEVSEKIRVLAEKARDNRLERADVSNGTFTITNLGMYDVDTFTPLINPPECAILGVGRIAEKPVVNAGRIEIKPMMTLSLSFDHRIVDGAPASRFMQTLKKIIEGVDLT from the coding sequence ATGGTAACCATGGTGAAGATGCCTAAGTCGGATTTAACGATGGAACGGGGAACGATCCTGAAATGGTATAAGAGGGAGGGCGACAAGATAATGAAAGGCGAGCCATTAGTCCAGATAATGGCGCAGAAGTCCACAATAGACTTGGAGTCATCGGTCTCCGGCACCGTTCTTAAGACACTCGCTGAGGAGAACGAGGACGTACCGGTTGGAAAGATAATAGCTATACTCGGAGAGCCCGGTGAGGAAATACCATCTTTAGAAGCACTGGAAGAAGAGGCTAGGCCTAAAGCCTTGGAGCCTATATTAGAGGTCTCTCCCAAGCTTGAGGAGGTAAAATCGCATGTTGAGGTGAGGGCCTCTCCCCTGGCTAGGAAACTGGCGAAGGAGCACGGCATAGACCTTAGAGAGGTGGAGGGTACAGGTCCCGGAGGGAGAGTAACAGAATCCGATGTCCAAAGATATCTGGAGGCGAAGGCGGCTTTAAAAGTAGAGGGTAGGAAAGTTAAGGAGTCCCTCCCAGTAACTGGGCTGCGTAGGATAGTGGCCGAGCGCATGGTTATTAGCGCTACTACTGCGCCGAGGATCACCCTGTTTATGGAGGTGGATGCCTCCGGGATTAAAGCCTTCAGGGAGAGGTTGAAATTTTTTGAAAATCTACAAGTCTCCTACACGGACATCCTAGTTAAGGCTGTTGCGAAGGCATTAAGGGAGCATCCGATCATGAACTCGACATTCGACGGAGACTCTATAAAGATATTTGAAGACGTCAATATCGGCGTAGCTGTGGCTACAGACATGGGGTTAGTGGTTCCCGTGATCCATAACGCTGACAAACTTCCCCTTTCGGAAGTATCGGAGAAGATTAGGGTGCTGGCCGAGAAGGCTAGGGATAACCGGCTGGAACGAGCAGACGTCTCCAACGGAACCTTCACGATAACCAACCTAGGAATGTACGATGTGGATACATTTACCCCATTAATTAACCCGCCTGAATGCGCCATATTAGGTGTGGGTAGGATAGCGGAGAAACCAGTGGTAAACGCTGGAAGGATAGAGATCAAGCCCATGATGACCCTTTCGCTCTCTTTCGATCATAGGATAGTCGATGGGGCGCCAGCATCTCGGTTCATGCAGACGTTGAAGAAGATAATAGAAGGGGTTGACCTAACCTAG
- the lpdA gene encoding dihydrolipoyl dehydrogenase, which translates to MVNQITVDLAVLGGGPGGYVAALKASQLGGKVALIEKEGLGGVCTHRGCIPTKALLHSASLIEGIKSSNLHGITVNGFSVDFHKTMDRVHRVVNRLAKGVEYLLERSGVKILRGTGRIKTHDSLEVKPSDGDGELDVKYGRLIIATGSHPFKVPIPGIDGRNVYTSDDVFKLENLPRSIVIIGGGAVGVEFATIMNGLGCEVSLIEMMPQLIPSEDRSAGNLLKKELERRGVKVEVGAKVIGVSDKNGVKRVEAVKDSEKLCLEGEIVLCASGRTPNTQNLGLEVLKIELTDKGFIRVNERMETNVPGVYAVGDVVGRFLLAHTAMQEGLVAAENAMGGEASMDYRVVPRCVYSQPEAAFIGLSEDSAREKGYEVDTAEFPLIANGRALTLDSHTGMVKLVYGRKFGEILGAVIVAPEASEIIHEVALAMRLEATVDDLAGMIHAHPTLSEILREAALRASGKPLHG; encoded by the coding sequence GTGGTAAACCAGATAACGGTGGACTTGGCCGTATTGGGTGGAGGGCCTGGAGGCTATGTGGCCGCCTTGAAGGCTTCACAGCTGGGTGGCAAAGTGGCTTTGATCGAGAAGGAGGGGCTGGGGGGCGTATGCACCCATAGAGGATGCATTCCTACCAAGGCTTTACTCCATTCAGCCAGCCTGATTGAAGGGATAAAATCCTCAAACCTTCACGGTATAACCGTAAACGGTTTTTCAGTGGACTTTCATAAAACCATGGATAGGGTCCACCGCGTAGTGAATAGGTTAGCTAAAGGTGTAGAGTATCTCCTAGAGAGAAGTGGGGTCAAAATATTGAGGGGTACAGGTCGAATTAAAACTCATGATTCACTGGAGGTGAAGCCGAGCGATGGAGACGGGGAATTAGATGTTAAATATGGACGGTTGATCATAGCCACGGGTTCCCATCCTTTCAAGGTTCCAATACCGGGGATTGACGGGCGTAACGTGTACACCAGCGATGATGTCTTTAAGCTTGAGAACCTACCCCGGAGCATCGTGATCATAGGCGGGGGGGCTGTGGGAGTAGAGTTTGCAACTATAATGAATGGTTTAGGCTGCGAGGTTTCGTTGATCGAGATGATGCCCCAGCTTATTCCCTCCGAAGATAGATCCGCGGGCAACCTCTTGAAGAAGGAGTTGGAGCGGAGGGGTGTAAAGGTGGAGGTTGGAGCTAAAGTTATCGGGGTCTCCGATAAAAACGGAGTGAAGAGGGTGGAGGCAGTTAAGGACTCTGAGAAACTCTGCTTGGAGGGAGAGATCGTGCTATGCGCCTCGGGGAGGACCCCGAACACGCAGAACCTGGGATTAGAAGTTTTAAAAATCGAGTTAACGGATAAAGGATTCATAAGGGTTAATGAGAGGATGGAGACGAATGTACCAGGGGTATACGCAGTGGGAGACGTGGTCGGCCGATTCCTCCTCGCCCATACCGCTATGCAAGAGGGGCTGGTAGCCGCTGAGAACGCCATGGGGGGCGAGGCGTCCATGGATTACAGGGTTGTTCCGAGATGCGTATACTCCCAGCCCGAGGCTGCCTTTATAGGTCTCTCCGAGGATTCCGCCCGCGAAAAGGGATACGAAGTAGATACAGCGGAGTTCCCGCTCATAGCTAATGGTCGGGCGCTGACCCTAGACTCCCATACGGGGATGGTTAAACTGGTTTATGGTAGGAAGTTCGGTGAAATCCTAGGGGCTGTGATCGTGGCGCCCGAAGCCAGCGAAATCATCCATGAAGTCGCCTTAGCCATGCGCCTCGAAGCCACCGTCGATGATCTGGCTGGGATGATCCACGCCCACCCCACTCTAAGCGAGATATTGAGGGAAGCAGCTTTGAGGGCTTCAGGGAAACCTCTTCACGGTTAA